A part of Jaculus jaculus isolate mJacJac1 chromosome 17, mJacJac1.mat.Y.cur, whole genome shotgun sequence genomic DNA contains:
- the Ackr4 gene encoding atypical chemokine receptor 4 isoform X1, translating to MKTKAARLREVLWLSSALETRCSSLLFSGTEAGHLHPALLLQNRTGAMALEQNQSAEPDYYYEENEMNDTHDYSQYEVICIKEEVRQFAKVFLPTFFTIAFIIGLAGNSVVVAIYAYYKKQRTKTDVYILNLAVADLLLLFTLPFWAVNAVHGWILGKVMCKVTSAVYTVNFVSGMQFLACISIDRYWAVTKAPSQSGAGRPCWVICCCVWMAAILLSIPQLMFYTVNHTTRCTPIFPHYLGTSLKASIQMLEICIGFVVPFLVMGVCYFITARTLIKTPNIKKSRPLKVLLTVVVVFIVTQLPYNIVKFCQAIDTIYSLITSCAMSKRIDVAIQVTESIALFHSCLNPVLYVFVGASFKNYVMKVAKKYGSWRRQRRNVEEIPFDSEGPTEPTSSFTI from the exons GTCACCTTCATCCTGCTTTACTCCTTCAAAACAGG ACTGGAGCCATGGCCCTGGAGCAGAACCAGTCAGCAGAACCAGATTACTACTATGAGGAAAACGAAATGAATGACACCCATGACTACAGTCAGTACGAAGTGATCTGCATAAAAGAAGAGGTCCGGCAATTTGCAAAAGTTTTCCTCCCTACCTTCTTCACAATAGCTTTTATCATTGGACTTGCAGGTAATTCTGTAGTTGTGGCAATTTATGCCTATTACAAGAAGCAGAGAACCAAAACAGATGTGTACATCCTGAATTTGGCTGTGGCAGATCTGCTCCTGCTATTCACTCTGCCTTTCTGGGCAGTCAATGCAGTTCATGGGTGGATTTTAGGCAAAGTGATGTGCAAAGTAACTTCGGCCGTGTACACAGTGAACTTTGTCTCTGGCATGCAGTTTCTGGCTTGTATCAGCATAGACAGGTATTGGGCGGTAACCAAGGCCCCCAGCCAGTCAGGAGCAGGGAGACCTTGCTGGGTCATCTGTTGCTGTGTCTGGATGGCTGCCATCTTGCTGAGTATACCCCAGCTCATGTTTTACACGGTGAATCACACCACCAGGTGCACTCCCATCTTTCCCCACTACCTAGGAACATCACTGAAAGCATCCATCCAGATGCTGGAGATCTGCATCGGATTTGTGGTCCCCTTCCTCGTCATGGGGGTGTGCTATTTCATCACGGCCAGGACACTCATCAAGACGCCGAACATTAAAAAGTCTCGGCCCCTCAAAGTTCTGCTCACAGTGGTTGTAGTTTTCATTGTCACTCAGCTGCCTTATAACATTGTCAAGTTCTGCCAAGCCATAGACACCATCTACTCCCTGATCACCAGCTGTGCCATGAGCAAGCGCATTGATGTTGCCATCCAAGTCACAGAGAGCATCGCGCTCTTCCACAGCTGCCTCAACCCGGTCCTCTATGTCTTCGTGGGGGCCTCATTTAAAAACTATGTCATGAAAGTGGCCAAGAAGTATGGCTCCTGGAGGAGACAGAGACGGAATGTGGAGGAAATTCCTTTTGATTCTGAGGGTCCCACTGAGCCGACCAGTTCTTTTACAATTTAA
- the Ackr4 gene encoding atypical chemokine receptor 4 isoform X2, giving the protein MALEQNQSAEPDYYYEENEMNDTHDYSQYEVICIKEEVRQFAKVFLPTFFTIAFIIGLAGNSVVVAIYAYYKKQRTKTDVYILNLAVADLLLLFTLPFWAVNAVHGWILGKVMCKVTSAVYTVNFVSGMQFLACISIDRYWAVTKAPSQSGAGRPCWVICCCVWMAAILLSIPQLMFYTVNHTTRCTPIFPHYLGTSLKASIQMLEICIGFVVPFLVMGVCYFITARTLIKTPNIKKSRPLKVLLTVVVVFIVTQLPYNIVKFCQAIDTIYSLITSCAMSKRIDVAIQVTESIALFHSCLNPVLYVFVGASFKNYVMKVAKKYGSWRRQRRNVEEIPFDSEGPTEPTSSFTI; this is encoded by the coding sequence ATGGCCCTGGAGCAGAACCAGTCAGCAGAACCAGATTACTACTATGAGGAAAACGAAATGAATGACACCCATGACTACAGTCAGTACGAAGTGATCTGCATAAAAGAAGAGGTCCGGCAATTTGCAAAAGTTTTCCTCCCTACCTTCTTCACAATAGCTTTTATCATTGGACTTGCAGGTAATTCTGTAGTTGTGGCAATTTATGCCTATTACAAGAAGCAGAGAACCAAAACAGATGTGTACATCCTGAATTTGGCTGTGGCAGATCTGCTCCTGCTATTCACTCTGCCTTTCTGGGCAGTCAATGCAGTTCATGGGTGGATTTTAGGCAAAGTGATGTGCAAAGTAACTTCGGCCGTGTACACAGTGAACTTTGTCTCTGGCATGCAGTTTCTGGCTTGTATCAGCATAGACAGGTATTGGGCGGTAACCAAGGCCCCCAGCCAGTCAGGAGCAGGGAGACCTTGCTGGGTCATCTGTTGCTGTGTCTGGATGGCTGCCATCTTGCTGAGTATACCCCAGCTCATGTTTTACACGGTGAATCACACCACCAGGTGCACTCCCATCTTTCCCCACTACCTAGGAACATCACTGAAAGCATCCATCCAGATGCTGGAGATCTGCATCGGATTTGTGGTCCCCTTCCTCGTCATGGGGGTGTGCTATTTCATCACGGCCAGGACACTCATCAAGACGCCGAACATTAAAAAGTCTCGGCCCCTCAAAGTTCTGCTCACAGTGGTTGTAGTTTTCATTGTCACTCAGCTGCCTTATAACATTGTCAAGTTCTGCCAAGCCATAGACACCATCTACTCCCTGATCACCAGCTGTGCCATGAGCAAGCGCATTGATGTTGCCATCCAAGTCACAGAGAGCATCGCGCTCTTCCACAGCTGCCTCAACCCGGTCCTCTATGTCTTCGTGGGGGCCTCATTTAAAAACTATGTCATGAAAGTGGCCAAGAAGTATGGCTCCTGGAGGAGACAGAGACGGAATGTGGAGGAAATTCCTTTTGATTCTGAGGGTCCCACTGAGCCGACCAGTTCTTTTACAATTTAA